One Megalobrama amblycephala isolate DHTTF-2021 linkage group LG15, ASM1881202v1, whole genome shotgun sequence genomic window, gtttatctgcacagctcttactagctggcctccattatACTCACTACCATCTGGCTCACAgaaccaatgtaacccctcaaGTCCTACTCATCCCGCTCTGCGCGGGCCTCGAACCCGGGTCTCCGCTGCGGGAGGCGGACACACTAACAAAGAGGCTCTTACTAGCTAGCCTCAGTTACACTAACATCTAAAAGTTCTGTGAGAAAGTAAATGCTAACCTAATATACAGTGAAAAAGTGAATTTACATTGAAGTAGGAAAATGACTGCAGAAAATTGTTCACACCTGAGCCCTCCCGTTGGTTCAAGGTCCATGGCTCGTCTACGTCGAAATGTGTGTCTCCTCCCATTCCGGGACCTGGGAAAAAAGCATGTGCCAGAGACCCTCCTTCCCCATCGAAGAGAGACATATCACCATGATACCCAGCGGCAAACAGTAGTAATATGTCTGGCCCCTCACTGCCATTCTTTATCTCGTGATAAGGGACCTCCTCGAACTGCAGAGGCGTTACTTTCTCCCAAACCTTAAACGCTTTGCGAATTGCTTCATAGGTCAGCTCCTGGCCAACTTTGGGTGAGTGGTTCTGAATACTTGAGCAGGaaataaagatgtttttttctgGTCATCATCAACTTGATCAATGttgaatttgtttttgtattgaTGTTTCATTCACCTGTAAGTCAGCTTGTCCTGCTCCCACTTGTGGCCAGTAAGCGCGAACCGCTTACGCCGAGCACCTTGCTCTGTTGACTCCTCAAAACGATCAGGCACTCCACAGCGAGGTCTTTTCATGGCTCTggaataaatatttattcatatacgtgaataaaagtctaaattcaatctgttcatcatataaagcaattgtgTGTCTTCtgaaatttggactaaaccactcgattcatatggattaattttacgATCTCTCTTTATgaaagtgtcaaagtggtagttgcatagcggtatatggagggacagaaatcactcagatttcatcaaaaagatcttcatttgtgttacaaatatgaacgaaagtcttacgggtttggaacaacttgagggtgagtaattaatgacaggattttcatttgtgggtgaactatccctttaagtaataaGTGTTATGGATAATCTACATGACCTGGTAACACTGTAGGACAGTAACTTATTAACactcatttttctcagttaaCTCCACACAATTAAAATAGACTGAACTCTTATTGTTGTTCCACGGACAGTTGAATAAGAGGAAATCATACTTCAGAGTAGCCAAGTCCATGTGTCCGGTCACCTCCAGGCCATAGAAGCGCTGCATATCCTTGATGGCACTAGAAAGGATCTGGGCTGACTGCATGGTGGACATCTGTCTGCTAGCCTGGGACAGGTAGCCATACGCCCTCAGCCATGACTTTAAAGAACAACAGGACACAGAAAATATTGGAGAGTGGGCAATGTGTTGAAACAACTACTACCAAGTAGTGTGGTGACGATGGGATTTCACAAGAGAAAGGAAAAATAAACGTACAGGTCAGGAAGACATTAATAGACAAGATGCTTTCTTATTACACAACTACCCATAAGAATCCAAAGGGAAATGTTATGGAGGTCCTTAAACTAGATAAACACTGTCTAAAcgcaaacaatattttaagaaatgcaCCAATGCATGTTTGGTTAAGCACGGAATATTAATAATCTGAATATGTTCACAGTTAAGACTCCTGCCACATGGTCAGGCTTTGAGTGAGGACAGATGTAAACATCCTTAGGCACATTTTTACACACCATATGATAGATTTGGAGATGTTCACCAGGGGTTGTACTACAGAAACATCTCAATTCTTGACTGTGAAATTACCATGGTTAGTGAACAGACAGGATatgatgggaaaaaaaaaaacactttaaaatgtgctttattttaaataataataaaagcttACAAATTAAAGTTCTAATTGTAAAGAGAGGCAAACTGACCATTTTACTTGATGCAATAATAGATTGATCAATACTATAACACAATATACATGTTTAATAACTAGGCTACTATTGTTATTTatgtgttacattttatttaaagttgttCTTATCtatatgataaatatattttcattttttcttttgggaTGGCTAATTGTAAATTATCTGTATTTCTCACTTCACTATTAAAAAAAGTTGAGTAAATATAATCTAAACAAGACAATAAATAGAAGTTCACCTGTGAATGGTACTATTTATCAGTAAATCtgatattaaagaaaaaaattgaattgaaaagtGGAAATCTcttactgtaattttttttttttttttttaatgtgaaacGTTTCCCCTCTAAACTGAATTTAAAGCTAATTTTTCCAATCCTGAGAGACCAAAACAAAATGCAGCCAAACAAAAATTTCACAACACCGCATGTAAAAATACAAACGCCACACAGTTTGTTTCGTGTATTTCACTTAAAACAAGTCAGTCTACAAACCTCAGCGTTGAAAGAGTCATCTTCTGCAGCTGTTTCAGCAATGTTGACAAACAGCAGGACGAAAATCATACAAATGGGTCTCAGCGACCGACGCGACCTATTCCTGCGGGTTGACATCTCTCCACTCCCGGGACAGCAATGAAAAATGAACGCACAACCTTTTCCCCCACTGGAACCGCTTAAATGGAAACCTGAGAGAGACCTTCACCACCAAAACACGGTCATCATTCTTCTCGGACTACAAACCCACCAACTTAGTGCGCGTTTCTCTTCTCCCGTCAAGTTTTTCCTCGTGCAAACAATTCGTAAAGGTCTCCAGTGGCGCGCGCACGCTTGTAAACTACGTTACAACATTAGCACGAGCAGCAGCTACCCATTAAATATTGAACAAAAGGCTACTTGTTGATATTTGCATTGCATTGTCTGTGTTGATGTAAGTGCCGCCTGGATAAACCCATCCAGAATAGACGAGGACCAGGTGGCGCGTCCTCGAACTGATCCTCAATTTTTTGTAGGACACCAAATATGAGCATGAAAGCTCATCAGGATCTCGTGCTGATCTGCAGCATGCACGCAGCCGCACCCGATTCCCTGCCCACTTTCTCTGTTTACCTTTGTGACCTTATGCACGCCATTCTtggttttataataataattaaaaaaaatatatatttaaaaagaaaatccaGATGAAGGTAACTGTAATGAAGTccgtttatttaaaaaacaaaaaaaaaattaagcaaatTCGTTCCAATTTTAGTTCTCACTGCCACCTGTTGTTCATATTCAGTACTGTAAATAAAGTTCAACAGTAACAGCAGCCCTGATTGATACTGGAAATCACATTCAAgcttattttaattcaaaaactgaattttcttGACAGATGGTGTCCATCATGGAGTGCTCACTCGGGGCTAACATTCTAGTTAGTTGTGTACTTGCGGTAACTTTTGTACCCCACACAAACCACTATGTGTTGGGTGAAAATGAGTTTTATTTAGGTATTTGTCATGTGTCGTCTGATTCCAGCTTTAGCGATGATGATAAGGATGAGAAGGAAGATGCCCAGAGTCCAAATCACTCCCAATGGAAGCACCAATGTGAGGAGATCTAAAATGAGACAATCCATACagttcaaacatttaaaaaaaaaaaaaaaaaaaaaaaaaaaataataatatataatatatatatatatataatatatatatatatatatatatatatatatatatatatatatatatatatatatatatatatatatatatatatatatatatatatatatatatacacacacacacacacacacacagtacagtccaaaagtttggaaccactaagatttttaatgtttttaaaagaagtttcgtctgctcaccaaggctacatttatttaattaaaaatacagtaaaaaaacagtaatattgtgaaatattattacaatttaaaataactgtgtactatttaaatatatttgacaaagtaatttattcctgtgatgcaaagctgaattttcagcatcgttactccagtcttcagtgtcacatgatccttcagaaatcattctaatatgctcaaggatgcattaaatcaatcaaaagtggcagtaaagacatttataatgttacaaaagattagatttcagataaacactgttcttttgaactttctattcatcaaataatcctgaaaaaaaaaaaaaaaaaaaaaaaaaaaaatattgtacacaaatattttgtacaattgtacacattaaatgtttcttgagcagcagatcagcatattagaatgatttctgaaggatcatgtgacactgaagactggatttagtgacgctgaaaattcagctttgcatcacagaaataaatattttaaagaacatcataatagaaaaaaaaaaacattttaaattgcaataatattttactatattgctgtgttttttctgtatttttgatcaaataaatgcaggcttgatgagtagAAGAGgcttcttttgaaaacattaaaaatagtaatgtttccaaacttttgaatggtagtgtatatatattaaatgccATATATAAACATACTTATCTTGGGACTAACTGGTAGCTCTTGTTTGATTGGTCCATAAGACAGTAGACCTTGAGCCTGCTCATCCATAACAACCTCTCTTTTGGATACAGTTTTacattcctaaaaaaaaaaaaaaaaaaaaaaaaaactcaggtcaagttaaaaatgtaaaatgtgattGTCCAAAACCTAGCAGGTTAAATAAATGCTTACAGGAATACAAGACTGTCCGTCCTCAGGTGTGCAGAGATGCACAGTGCAGTGCAGGTAGAATCTGTGAGGCTCGTGTACAAACTGAAACATATCAAACGAGTAACGGACAGTCGACCCTACACCATTTCTTCCTGCGGGGTGCGGCGTACCATTACCAAATGAAGTTGTTTTGTCATTGGCGCACCTTAAAGACAAATAGGAAAATGTCAAGACATATTCTGAAGGGTGAAATATTTATTTGGAAAATGTATGGCAACTCAGTCTCGTGAGAAAACGTAACTTTTTCAAGGTGGCGATTTCGTACAAAATCATACaatagctgcgtctcatttcagaggctgtGTACTccagaggtcgcatttgaaggctgcatacgtctTATATAAGAAgagtaaccataataaaattgatgGTTATTCCTTGTGAGGtgtaatatactttattttctttcttaatTTGCAATCCAACAGTTATTTTTCCTAAATGAGACCGCCTCaatgacgtatgcagccttcaaatgtgacctccggaggatgcagccttcgaaatgagacgcagctaatGTGATTCGTATGGAAACGTACAATTATTATAAAAGCAAGCATGAAGGGAAGTGgtgctcactgcagagccaaATGACGTCCAGCTCCATCTCTGTGGATCTAATGGGTGGAGGGATAGAGTTAAGGGTAGGGTTGTCGTTGAATTTTCTATCTCCACCCATTACGCCCAAATTACATCCAGAGAGGGGGAGCTGGACTTCACCCTCCACCTGTTGCTCTGCAATCATCAGCCTCTCCATGAAGGTCCAGTCCAAACCTGATCCCTGAACCTAAccatttcttctcttccatgtcagtctcctacgttGTTCACGTAGTAAATACAGTGAGGAGCTTCCGAGTTTTACGTccaaatgccggctcagtattttCTGACGTAAAAcccggaagtgctgcactgtatTTACTACGTGAACAACAaaggagactgacatggaagagaaggaattgttgaataaagttatttttggtttgttttttgtgcacaaaaagtattcttgtcgcttcataacattaaatgggttagttcacccaaaaattaaaataatgtcatttattactcacgctcatgccgttccacagacccataagaccttcgttcaactTCGAAACACAacttgttgaaatccgatggctctgtgaggcctgcattgccagcaatgacatttcctctctcaagttccattagtcaagtcaagtcacctttatttatatagcgctttttacattgcagattgtgtcaaagcagctttacattgataactggtacataatttggctgcacagcagctcttaaataatagtgtcaatgcaggcagatcaaagcactgttgaataaatgtcaagaatactgttgaatatcaaatgtcaagtgtccccaactaagcaagccaaaggcgacagcggcaaggaacccaaactccatcaggtgacatcaggtggcaaacaagtggcagaTAGTTGTtaagatggagaaaaaaaaaaccttgggagaaaccaggcttagtcggggggccagttctcctctggcaaacagtgctttgttacaatcaggttgctatcataagtctgataggatcgcaacaatcaaagtatatatttcagttccatccagttgagaatcgtattcatcacgccggtatggacggcgtttttatgtactaaaaacatttaaatcagttcatgtgagtacagtggttcaatattaatattataaagcgaaaagaatatttttggtgcgccaaaaaaacaaaataacgacatatatagtgatggccgatttcaaaacactgcttcgtgaagcttcggagcataatgaatcagcgttatCAAATCAGCgtttcggagcgccaaagtcatgtgatttcagcagtttggcggtttggcACTCGATCCGAATCAtaattcgatacgctgattcttgaagcttcataaagcagtgttttgaaaccggccatcactaaataagtcgttattttgtttttttttggtgcaccaaaaatattctcgtcgctttataatattaatattgaaccactgtactcacatgaactgatttaaatatgtttttagtacattaatggatttgaattgagagaggaaatgtcattgctggctgtgcaggcctcactgagccatcaggatttcaactaaaatatattaatttgtgttccgaagatgaacgaaggtcttacaggtgtggaacagcatgagggtgagtaatcgCATTATTTTCAAGCTCAAGTTCAAGTTGGTCAAACAAATTTGCCatgttgaccaacagaaagctgcttggtttgaacaCGACTTCTGTGTGAGTTGTGCTTTCATGCATTGCTACACTGTGAATAATGGACACAAGACTATTCACTAATGTGGCCCACAAAAATATCTTACCGATTCGCCAAAActagtaataaataaaaaaaaaaaaaaagtgttacaaAATTGCCATGggagtgttaaaggattagtccacttttaaatacacttttcctgataaatttactcacccccatgtcatccaagatgttcatgtctttcttttgtcagtcgaaaagaaatgaaggtttttgaggaaaacattccaggattattctccttacagtggatttcaatggctaccaacagattgaaggtcaaaattacagtttcagtgcagcttcaagggctttaaacgataccagatgagtaataagggtcttatctagcgaatcgatcggtcattttcggaaaaaatacaaccgtttatgctttataaacaaaatatcgccttgaacttactttccgcttccgcattcttcataacgcttacgctgaatgtcctacgccttccctattcaaattacggaaaaaaacgaaactgccgccgcgttcgttccgtaagtagaatagggaaagcgtagaacattcagcgtaagcgttatgaagaatgcggaagcggaaagtacgttcaaggcgatattttgtttataaagcataaacggttgtatttttttcgaaaatggccgatcgattcgctagataagacccttattactcatctggtatcgtttaaagcccttgaagctgcactgaaactaattttgaccttcaatctgttggtagccactgaaatccactgtaaggagaaaaatcctggaatgttttcctcaaaaaccttcatttctttttgactgacgaaagaaagacatgaacatcttggatgacatgggggtaagtaaatttatcaggaaaagtgtatttaaaagtggactaatcctttaattagaTTTAAAATTTACAGACATACAATTCACAATACTAGCTCACCCGTTTGCCAGCAGCGTGTGGCTAAAGCCTGACTTATCACTAGCTTGAGGGGTCTGCGTAGCCCAACACTCATTTACTTTCAGATGGAAGAAGTCTTCCGGCTCCGTCACTTGGATCTGCACGTAGATTTGATCCCCGAGCTTAACGGTAGGTGGGCTGGTGAAAGCCTCAGTGTATGTGTGATCTTTGAACAAATTCATCTCCACCTTGGCATCGACTTCATCCACCTTAAATATTCTTTCACTtcaaaaacaatcaaatcaGTTGAATACACATCGGTTATCAATATAATTTAACATCAGAGCATTACCTTGAGAAAGAGATGACTGGAAACGCCAGGCTAAGTCTGCGAATGTACGGATAGACGCACTTGTACTCAATCTGCACAAATGGATCTCTCACAATGTTTCCGTAGACAGGTGGGTCAGACATCAGTGTTAAGGAGTACGTAATGTGTGTTATGTTCTTCTGTTGAGAATAGATGCCACTTAggaatatgtaatatgtaaatgctgtttttgaatGAGAAAAATAGTAGCCTACTTTACCTCCAGAGGTTTACCTCCACAGGCAGTGTACTGGTCCATTGGTGTGTGCACTGTGAAATAGGCTGATCCAGAGATCTCCTCTCTATGTGCACGACAGCTGGAGTTAACCAAATGAACCGCTTCTACTCCCACATTGTAGTATTTGAAGAACTCTTCGGCAACCAGGATGGAAATGAAGTCTTTGCCACACGTCACATTCATTGTTGCaacttgaaaataaatatttgatacatatttaaattgtgCAGTTAAAACATCATAAGGAAAACAGCTGGTTTCTTAGTCTTAGCTGGTACTTAGTTAGCAAAAAGACCAGGGGCCAGCTGCATAAACAACCAGCTGAACATCAGGCCTGGGAGATAAGTTTAAACCAGCTAAGCAAATCAACTGATTTAAGCACTCTTTCAGCAAGGCTGACTGTCCTTTACCCTGGTCACAGAGATCTCCGAAGTAGCCAGCTGCACATTTACAAGTTTGCCTCTGCGACAAAATGCAGGTGGTCGGGTCAGAACATTGAGATATCTCACATTCACCTAGATGAAAAATGGCCTTTAATAACTAGACTTTACTGAGATGACACCATTTCCATCACATATTACCTTACCAGAAATACTCCCAACAGCACAAAGTAAGGCTGCAAGATGCAGAAACACCTGTGAGAGAacaaatatatgttaaaatcttacactaaaacATTGATATTGTAGTTCActccaaataaaataaagttcacACCTTTGATTTCTGATAACGTGCCATTTGTGTCGCAAAATCCTTCTTTaatttagagtttttttttttttttttttttttcgaaaatagCAATTTTAATATAAGTAGCCTAATATCTAGACTACATGTCAAAGGGATCTTACGCAAGTAAACATGGATTAAATACTTCAGAGACAAACCCTTAATGAATTTGATGAGTGACACCTGCTGACTGAAAACGAGACAACAGACGTGTTCGACTTGATCGACAGATGTATGTCATCAAACTACCGCGAGAGCGCAGACTACTCCGTATGCTttcgaatcgctctcgcggtacttcaTACATACACCGAAGGCCTGCGCCGCttcatgtaaaaaaataactaacACGTGTGCTGGCCGTCTGATTGTTaaaagttttatatttaataaaaattaacattttacatccctcaggcaacattgtaccatagtggaactcaagtattaccaaaccatcatattattatgttattatatcaaGTTATCATATACCATAttcatcctcatctccatcttCTCTCACCCTCACTCTCTCCCTGACAGATTGTCACTATgatttcatcttcctcatcacagTATGACCCCTCATTAACTCCTCATCCTCACCCTCATTTACTGCCAGTGCTACCTGTGTTTTATACCTTTTTGaagtgctatagaaaatgtGCAGATCATAATATGTGCAGATATAGCTATAGCAGATATGTGCAAAATCAAGtgaaaatgcaaatatatttagataattctaactcttttccttacaaatataatacatttgtattcaaACCTATTATGCCTGTATATGGCCTTATGCGATTccattatggtacaatgttgccttggggcaacacacagttttttgttattttctctaaaacatttgatgatatataatgtaaaattcttaaaaatacttctttacttGGCATTGAAGGTGACTCATATATTTTTGTGGGTGATTAAATGGatacaaacaagtgaaaaaagcaCTTTTCAATGGAGAAAATATGGAGTCATGATGTGCACGTGCtgaaacaggacacaaaatggacccctgttggtcatgttttggtcttttttgcacttttattgattagtatttgagttattctgtACTGAGATATGTTTGATCAATCAATTGGtgccttattttattaaaaacaaactaaaatagaccatgttgcctggaggcaacaccgtaccatagagggttaaaggtgcaatatgtaagaattttgcagtaaaatattcaaaaacccactaggccagtgttatatattttgttcacttgagtacttacaatatcccaaatgtttccaactatttgtaaatcatgagaaaactgcaattttaaccaaggctctgggacgtgtgaggagtcgcctgtcaactGCGTCATACCCGTGTTATcctcggttttattttgtagaaaccatggaaacaccaaagacgctttaatatctacatgttttaatagacaaggaaacaactgtttggttacatttatagacag contains:
- the zpd gene encoding zona pellucida glycoprotein d isoform X2; translated protein: MARYQKSKVFLHLAALLCAVGSISVATMNVTCGKDFISILVAEEFFKYYNVGVEAVHLVNSSCRAHREEISGSAYFTVHTPMDQYTACGGKPLEKNITHITYSLTLMSDPPVYGNIVRDPFVQIEYKCVYPYIRRLSLAFPVISFSSERIFKVDEVDAKVEMNLFKDHTYTEAFTSPPTVKLGDQIYVQIQVTEPEDFFHLKVNECWATQTPQASDKSGFSHTLLANGCANDKTTSFGNGTPHPAGRNGVGSTVRYSFDMFQFVHEPHRFYLHCTVHLCTPEDGQSCIPECKTVSKREVVMDEQAQGLLSYGPIKQELPVSPKINLLTLVLPLGVIWTLGIFLLILIIIAKAGIRRHMTNT
- the zpd gene encoding zona pellucida glycoprotein d isoform X3, translated to MNVTCGKDFISILVAEEFFKYYNVGVEAVHLVNSSCRAHREEISGSAYFTVHTPMDQYTACGGKPLEKNITHITYSLTLMSDPPVYGNIVRDPFVQIEYKCVYPYIRRLSLAFPVISFSSERIFKVDEVDAKVEMNLFKDHTYTEAFTSPPTVKLGDQIYVQIQVTEPEDFFHLKVNECWATQTPQASDKSGFSHTLLANGCANDKTTSFGNGTPHPAGRNGVGSTVRYSFDMFQFVHEPHRFYLHCTVHLCTPEDGQSCIPECKTVSKREVVMDEQAQGLLSYGPIKQELPVSPKINLLTLVLPLGVIWTLGIFLLILIIIAKAGIRRHMTNT
- the zpd gene encoding zona pellucida glycoprotein d isoform X1, with the translated sequence MARYQKSKVFLHLAALLCAVGSISGECEISQCSDPTTCILSQRQTCKCAAGYFGDLCDQVATMNVTCGKDFISILVAEEFFKYYNVGVEAVHLVNSSCRAHREEISGSAYFTVHTPMDQYTACGGKPLEKNITHITYSLTLMSDPPVYGNIVRDPFVQIEYKCVYPYIRRLSLAFPVISFSSERIFKVDEVDAKVEMNLFKDHTYTEAFTSPPTVKLGDQIYVQIQVTEPEDFFHLKVNECWATQTPQASDKSGFSHTLLANGCANDKTTSFGNGTPHPAGRNGVGSTVRYSFDMFQFVHEPHRFYLHCTVHLCTPEDGQSCIPECKTVSKREVVMDEQAQGLLSYGPIKQELPVSPKINLLTLVLPLGVIWTLGIFLLILIIIAKAGIRRHMTNT